The DNA segment NNNNNNNNNNNNNNNNNNNNNNNNNNNNNNNNNNNNNNNNNNNNNNNNNNNNNNNNNNNNNNNNNNNNNNNNNNNNNNNNNNNNNNNNNNNNNNNNNNNNNNNNNNNNNNNNNNNNNNNNNNNNNNNNNNNNNNNNNNNNNNNNNNNNNNNNNNNNNNNNNNNNNNNNNNNNNNNNNNNNNNNNNNNNNNNNNNNNNNNNNNNNNNNNNNNNNNNNNNNNNNNNNNNNNNNNNNNNNNNNNNNNNNNNNNNNNNNNNNNNNNNNNNNNNNNNNNNNNNNNNNNNNNNNNNNNNNNNNNNNNNNNNNNNNNNNNNNNNNNNNNNNNNNNNNNNNNNNNNNNNNNNNNNNNNNNNNNNNNNNNNNNNNNNNNNNNNNNNNNNNNNNNNNNNNNNNNNNNNNNNNNNNNNNNNNNNNNNNNNNNNNNNNNNNNNNNNNNNNNNNNNNNNNNNNNNNNNNNNNNNNNNNNNNNNNNNNNNNNNNNNNNNNNNNNNNNNNNNNNNNNNNNNNNNNNNNNNNNNNNNNNNNNNNNNNNNNNNNNNNNNNNNNNNNNNNNNNNNNNNNNNNNNNNNNNNNNNNNNNNNNNNNNNNNNNNNNNNNNNNNNNNNNNNNNNNNNNNNNNNNNNNNNNNNNNNNNNNNNNNNNNNNNNNNNNNNNNNNNNNNNNNNNNNNNNNNNNNNNNNNNNNNNNNNNNNNNNNNNNNNNNNNNNNNNNNNNNNNNNNNNNNNNNNNNNNNNNNNNNNNNNNNNNNNNNNNNNNNNNNNNNNNNNNNNNNNNNNNNNNNNNNNNNNNNNNNNNNNNNNNNNNNNNNNNNNNNNNNNNNNNNNNNNNNNNNNNNNNNNNNNNNNNNNNNNNNNNNNNNNNNNNNNNNNNNNNNNNNNNNNNNNNNNNNNNNNNNNNNNNNNNNNNNNNNNNNNNNNNNNNNNNNNNNNNNNNNNNNNNNNNNNNNNNNNNNNNNNNNNNNNNNNNNNNNNNNNNNNNNNNNNNNNNNNNNNNNNNNNNNNNNNNNNNNNNNNNNNNNNNNNNNNNNNNNNNNNNNNNNNNNNNNNNNNNNNNNNNNNNNNNNNNNNNNNNNNNNNNNNNNNNNNNNNNNNNNNNNNNNNNNNNNNNNNNNNNNNNNNNNNNNTTTGTCGGCCGAATGTTTAGTTTTTCCAAGTCGGACCGCGCATTTGGGCGTGTCTTTGCTCTTATCGTTCATTAGAATAGTATCGAGCAAGCTGCCGCACACATTTTTCTCTATATGCATTACATCTAAGTTATGTTTCAGCTGCAGAGAAGACCAATACTCAAGGTCCAAAAAATATGCTTCTTTTGGACCAGAATCTGACTGGGTTATCCTCCCACCTCCAAAATTCTAGATCCTTGCTTGGTAGACGATTAATTAAACGACCGAGTTGAGCTTCTATGTCAGCTGGGCTAAACTGTCTCGGAGGGTCTCGTGTCTCGGGTCTCCCGTTAAAGGTCGAGACTTGTTCTCCAAGGATGGTTGGCATCTAAGAACCGCGATGACCAACATAAGCACATTTACCAGTTACACGTATTGAAGGAGTGTCTTGGGTTACAAGTTGGCATGCCATATAGCCTTGTCGCTCCAACCTGATAGACTACTACGGGCTGGAAAGTCATTTATGGTCCATAACAACGCCGCCTTCATTGTGAAGTATGTGTTTGTTGCTGCGTCTTTAGTACGTACACCTGTCTGCCACAATTGCTTATGCTCATCCACTAACGGTCTAAGGAAAACGTCCATGTCTTTCCCCGGTGATTTAGGGCCAGGAATCAACAAGGTCAACATGAATGTGGACTCTCGCATGCATAGCCAGGAGGCAGATTATATGTGGTGAGTATAACCGGCCACGTGCTATGAGTCGAGGATCCACTACCGTTGTTAAAGGTATTAAAACCGTCAGCTGCAAGCCCTAAGCGAACATTTCGTGGCTCAATCACGAAGTTTGGGTACTTTTTATCAAAGTCTTGCCATGCAGATCCATCAACTGGATGACGCATAGTCCCATCTTCCGATCGTCCGGTACTATGCCATATCATATCTTTCGCTGTGTGCCTTGAACAATACAAACGTCGTAGTCTAGATGTCAAAGGAAAGTATCGTAACACCTTACGAGCCACCTTCGTGCCTTTTGTGTCTTTATCGACCCATCGACTCTCATTACAAACGGGACAATTTTGCATGGACTCGGTTTCTTTCAAAAGAGAGCACAATCATTTGTGCACACATCTATCATCTCATATGCCAAACCAATCTTCTTAAATGTCTTCTTAGCTACATAATACGAAGGGGGAATCTTGTTGCCTTCTGGCATTGACTCTCGCACAACTAGAGGAGTCGATCTACTGCTTCATTTTGCAAATGGTACGTATCCTTTATATTCAAAAGCTTTGCTAGAAAGTTGATAGAAGAAAACTTGGTACAACCAGGATATAATTCTGTTTCAACTTCCTTTACCAGGTCTtcaaaatcatcaacaacaccGCTACTATCTCCATTCGAGTTCTCTTGGTTAAGGTGTGTATCTTCTTCCATACGCTCCCCCTTAATGTCTTCAATAACGTTTACCATACCGTCTTGTGGCGCAACATCGTTTACTTCTGCAATTGGGTCGTGTCCCCGTGATAGGTCCACTTCGTGTATTCCTTCCAAAAACTGTTAATTACCAAATGGTATTTCATTTCTACTATAGTTTTTAAGCCGAGATTTTTACATTTGGTACACAGACATCTAACTTCATTGTGGTTTTTTATCACTTTTTCACACATCTCGATAAATGACTTGAGTCCTTGCTTGTAGTGAGGTGAATGACGTGGGGAATCAATCCAACTTTTATCGATAGGCATTATGCAACTGAAATAAAATCTAATTTAGGATTAACAAGACAAGGGTAGGCTGCTAAACCCACTTTTTGAACACTTTATCTCAtatgtgaatgtgtattacatgattgtttgtttaagaaaaattcGGCAACATTTCCTCTTAGCTCCCAAGTAAATAAGTAATGATATATATACCCGAGGAGCAAAGAGAAAATGATAACCGAATCCttcttaaacaaacaatcatgtaatacacattcacatCCTAAATGAGATAAAGTATTCAAAAAGCAGTCCCAAGATAAACGGGGACAACCCGAAATTAATTTCTAAATCAATTTCGGGCGGGTATTTCTAAGCTCGTTatgtttaaaatgattaattCAAACACAGGCACAATTTTTAAGCTTGTTATGTTCTTAATGATTGTTTTAAATTTTGGGCAGAACCTTAAGTTTTAAATCATGATTTCAGTTTTGATTGGGTATTTTCCTAGCTCGTTATGTTTGAAATGATGAATTCAATATCAGACACGACTTTTAAGCTCGTAATGTTCTTCATAATGGTTTATATTTCGGGCGGGTATTTTCATAGCTCCTTTtgttttaaatgatgatttcAATATTGGCGGGTATTTTCTATGTCCGTTatgttttaaatgatgatttTAATATAAAGAGGGTATTTCCTAACTAATATATATTTGTCAAATTTAAatataaatgttttaaaacctaAACACAAATATACAAATTATCAAACTTTAACATTTTTTTCAGACCTACACATTTGCATCCTTACACACACATTTGCATACTTTAGacaaacatacatactaacatacacatttttcaccaacatactaacatacacctacatacatataTTCACTCATacacttacatacccacatacatgcttacatacacctacatacacaaatacatagaTTTGCATATACACATTTTCCCCAAATACACTTACATTATACATTTGACATACTAACATATACCTACACTATACATTTACATACCTAAACAAACAATAATTCATTTACATACAAATATACGTCtttacatacacctacatacatatacatacacctacatacacaaatacatacacctacatatactcattttcaccaaatacacctacattatacattttctcaaacatttacatacaaatatacatccttacatacacctacatacacatacatacacctacatacacaaatacatacacctacatatactcattttcaccaaatacacctacactatacattttcacaaacatttacatacaaacatataGTCTTACATATACATTTACATAACTAAacaaaaaattatacaatttctaaACTTTGAAAAAACTCATATAAAACTAACCGTAATTTCAAGTTTACAAGTAGATGTAGACCGCGGAGACGAGGTGGTGACCGgagaggtgatggtggtgatccGAATTTTCTTCCATAAACATAAATATACACAAAAACGAGCAAAAATTAAAGTCTATAACATGTAAATAACAAAATATAGAagagatttaacaaaaaaattacTTAAACTAAACGATTTGGTGAAGAAGCTCGGTTCTCCGGCGGTAAGATGAAGAGTTTGGGGGGAAAAGTGAAGGAGGACGGAAGAAATGGCGCTGTATAGTCTTTTTACGGAAACACTTTTACCGGCGACGGTCTGTCGCCGCTACTGGTTCCTTCGTCGCCGCTATTAGGTTAACCAGGATAAGATATGTGTGGCTAAGATATGTGTGGTTGGGGATTAAAGTGGGACACCTACCTTTAGCGGAGAAAGGATGTCGCCGCTATTGACCCTAATTTATCGCCGGTATTACCTCTTTAATCCACAACCGTTAGATCAAAATAATGATCAACGGCTGGTGTATGGGTTTGACGCGGATCGGCCAATAGCGGCGACAGCTGgcctgtcgccgctaaaggtgtcGCCGCTAATAGTGGTCCTTTCTTGTAGTGTTTGTGTTTTTGATGCTTAGGAGCAACAACAAGATAGTGTGCATAAAGAAGGTGGGCATGAAAGAGGTACTTTAGTCGTTGGGTAAGCAACCTCTGTTCTGATTATTTATAAATACAATTTTTAACCTGATTCAAGGTTTTTGTTCTCATCTAAAATTTTGTATCTCATTTTTCACTAGAATTGTcatttttggtcattttatatgttaAAGTCTTTAATAATCAAAGTTTGTGGTGGAAAAATGGCCGGTTGATAACGGGTCAAAACGTACTTAGGCATATTTGTTAATGAAATAATGTTAGAAAGACAAACCTATAGTAATatcaatatttttgtattttcttctAGATAGTCTTTTTGAGTATGCATTATTTGAGCAAGTTCACTAATTATTTGTTATACATGACTAGATAGAGAATTCACTAAATCAACAATGAATGGAGAACCTTGATTGTCCGGGAAATTAGCTCTCAGTTGTATGATTTGAGCTAGAAGTCGGGCAAATGCTACATTTCGAGTAGGTAAAAGACTCGCATGTGACCACCTTGAGGATACGTCAATTAAGACCAACAAATAACGTAATGGACCACACGGAGGGTGAATAGGCCCACAAATATCCCCTTGGATTATTTCTAAAAATGATGGGGTTTCATGTATCAATTTAGTTTGTGAGGGCCGAGTAATAAATTTGCCCAGAGAGCATGCTGCACATGATAAGTCTTGTGGTagcaaaacttttaagtttttaagagggtgcccggttgcacttttgattattcgtctcatcattatgctacTAGGGTGACCTAAACGGTcatgccatatattgaatgtgtTTTTATCTAACAACTTTTGGTTACTCAACATGTATGATTCGATACACGATtgatattagtacaatataatccagaggataaggcttctaattgttcaaCAATGGTTTCTTGACCATTTTGGCTTGAAGTAATTTGAAGATATTCAATTTTATTTTCAACTATTGTTTTTAGGTGGTAACCGTTTTTTCGAATATCTTTAAAGCTGAGCAAATTTCTTCTGGATTTACTAGAATATAATGTGTTATCAATACTTAATTGGGTACCCGAAGATAATTTTATTTGTGCTCTACCGGAGCCTTTGATAAGGTTACTGACACTAGATATAATACCAATCGGTGTCTCTACCGGAGACAACTCAGAGAAAAATCTCATATCTTTGAAAATATTATTAGAACTACCGCTATATACCAGACATTCATCACCAGTAATACCTCCACTGGAGCTAGCATACATATTTCTTTaggaaataaaaataaataaaagttagtGCAAAGCAGTAAAATGAAACATTGCAAGAGTttcaaatcaaaaccaaatacaatGGTCACAATGtgaaaagtaaaacataaaagGTACATTAAATATGTTTAAACATCACGAACATTTTCAATGAAATCGCATGCATCCAAATGAACGTCTGGTATCAACAATCATATTAGTTTCAAcattctttcctttttctttcaTCATGCGTTGATATGCCTCAACGAGGTGTTTAGGGGTGCGACATGTGCAGGACCAATGATTTGACATCCCACATTTATAACAAATGTTGCTTTGGTTCCCGCTACTTTTCCCTTTTGAAGGTCGCCCCATATTATGTCGACTCGATTCACCATCGCTATTTTTAGTGTTCTGGGACTCTCGATGCCATGTATATCCTAGTCCTCGACCACGACCACGACCTCTGCTGGTGCCGTGGCCTCTACCTCGTCCGCTTTGATAATTGGCCACATTCGCTTCAGCGAATGGGCTTGCACCGGCGGGTTGCGATTAATGGATTTGTAGTAGGAGCTTGTTAGAAGACATGATATCAATTCAGAATATTTAGTAAATTTACGTTCCCGGTATTGTTGCGACAGAAGCATGTTTGTGGCATATAACATTGAGAAAGTTTTTTCAAGCATGTTTTCATTGGTTATTTTTTCACCACATAATTTTAACTTAGAATTATATTCACTAACAGTCTTAAAATCATGTATTCGTAAATGAACCCATTCATAGCGGGCTTTGGGGAGTAAGACCAACTTCTGGTGATCAAAACGTTCTTTGATGTTTGTCCATAATTCAAGGGGGTTCTTAACAGTTAGATATTCCCGCTTTAAATCTTGGTGAAGATGATCGCGGAGGAATATCATAGCTTTCGCTTGATCTTGAGGTGAAGTTTGATTACCATCAATAATTGTCTCCCCCAAATTATTTGCTGTCAAATGAATTTTAGCATCAAGAGTCCATGGGAGGTAGTTGTTACCCGAGATGTTAAGTGCGGTGAATTCAAGCTTTGATAAGTTTGACATTTTATCTACAAAAGAAAGAGACATGCATTTAATAACAAGCATGTGTATATAATGGATAGTCTAGGAGAACTTCGGGTTCTTTATAATTAGAACTTCGGGTTCTATACAAGAAGACAATTTTCATATGTAGTGATGAGTTTGTGTATAATAAAATGAGAGAAATATGAGAGGTGTATTCTTATTCATCGAACTCTATCTTTATATACATGTACATATGTAGTGGAAGATGTAACATAAAATACAACCGGAGAAAAACCAGGACATATTATCTGTATTCATAACGTTCGTATTAATCTTGACAGCAGGAAGTTGAAAGTTGGTGTTAGTTTTTTAGGGATATTGTATATGGAAGCCACACATGTACTAAAACTACTTTATAGGTGTTACATGTCAAAACAAGTAGAGGGTCTTATGTGTAATTGTTGTATTCTTAGAGGGtatattattagaaaaaaaaGTAAGAACTGAATCAGATCGTTATAAGCTGTTGTAATCAGTTGTAAAGATCTTATCTCGATAATGAATTGACTCTTGTTCCTCTTATGATTCTTCTCAATTTCTTATTGCAACATTGGTATAGAGCTGTTCGATTCTCTGGACGTCCTTGAACTTAAACCCTAATTCATCAAATTCGGCATTCAAATCGATCAATCAGCTTTCGTACAATTCACTGAAATTGAACACTCTTCCGATCAATTTCAACTCAACTTCATTTCAATTCACCGAAATTGATCACTCTTTCGATCAATTTCACTTCGAACTCATGGATTTTGTTCATCGTTTTCGTTTCAATTCAAGGTTACGGCAATCTACAATTGCGTGTTTTTTCTATAATCGAATTGGGAAAATTAGGGTTAACTCAAGACAGCGCAACAGTAATTGAAGGGCAACAAGCAATTTTAGACCAGAGCATTATTGCAGATCAGTATGACAACATTAGTTACTCAAATGGCGGAGATTAACAGCAAATTGGGTAATGATAGGGGTACAGGACACCAAGATCAACGGTCGTTCGCACGGTcggcttgatttcccaaaatttaATGGTGAGGAAGTTTAAGGATGGATTATTCATTACAACCATTTCTTTGTAGTAGACGACCCCTGAAAACGCTAAGGTTCATTTAGCTGTTATCAATTTCGAACTGATGTTTTAGGGCATTTGATTAGAACATGATAcaagttgattgatgtaaaacttatctcgaaatggtgctccaaacgacttaaattttaggcaaattggatttaaataatcccaactcactgttattggccaataataatcccaactcatttaatcaccaataataatccaaactattcacttttgtttgtaaaatactcccagttaaaaaaacactaacaaggttaaaaaattgctgatggGGGCCACATCACCTGCCACATCagttgccacgtcatcaaaaatgccACGTA comes from the Helianthus annuus cultivar XRQ/B chromosome 4, HanXRQr2.0-SUNRISE, whole genome shotgun sequence genome and includes:
- the LOC110892328 gene encoding uncharacterized protein LOC110892328 translates to MSNLSKLEFTALNISGNNYLPWTLDAKIHLTANNLGETIIDGNQTSPQDQAKAMIFLRDHLHQDLKREYLTVKNPLELWTNIKERFDHQKLVLLPKARYEWVHLRIHDFKTVSEYNSKLKLCGEKITNENMLEKTFSMLYATNMLLSQQYRERKFTKYSELISCLLTSSYYKSINRNPPVQAHSLKRMWPIIKADEVEATAPAEVVVVVED